A section of the Flavobacterium sp. CG_23.5 genome encodes:
- a CDS encoding glutaminase, with product MDYSLILQEIYQEAKAAPIIGTVAKTIPELAKVDPNKFGIHLTTINGEDFGIGDSNEKFSIQSVSKALTLTLAFSFLDEKMWKRVGVEPSGDPFNSLVQLEYEKGIPRNPFINAGAIVIADILVSHLKNPKEEFLNFIRMISGSPTIDFNLKVAQSEKETGFRNAALANFLKSFGTIDNDVETVLDFYFHQCSIEMTCKELAHSFFFLANEGKTQAGKQIVSKSQVKRLNALMQTCGFYDESGEFTYKVGLPGKSGIGGGIAALYPKNFVVATWSPRLNEKGNSELGMNALELLTTKTGMSIF from the coding sequence ATGGACTACTCTTTAATTTTACAGGAAATTTATCAAGAAGCTAAAGCAGCTCCTATTATTGGAACAGTCGCCAAAACCATTCCCGAATTGGCTAAAGTAGATCCAAATAAATTCGGAATTCATTTAACGACTATTAATGGAGAAGATTTTGGCATAGGTGACAGTAACGAAAAGTTTTCCATTCAGAGTGTTTCCAAAGCATTGACTTTGACATTAGCTTTTTCTTTTTTGGATGAAAAAATGTGGAAAAGAGTTGGCGTAGAGCCATCAGGTGATCCGTTTAATTCCTTAGTGCAACTGGAATACGAAAAAGGAATTCCAAGAAACCCGTTTATTAATGCCGGAGCAATAGTTATTGCGGATATATTGGTGTCACATTTAAAAAATCCTAAAGAAGAATTCTTAAACTTTATCCGAATGATTTCCGGTAGTCCAACTATTGATTTTAATTTAAAAGTGGCGCAGTCTGAAAAAGAAACTGGTTTTAGAAATGCGGCTTTGGCCAATTTTTTGAAATCATTTGGTACTATAGATAATGATGTTGAAACGGTTTTGGATTTTTATTTCCATCAATGTTCCATTGAAATGACCTGTAAAGAATTGGCGCATTCTTTTTTCTTTCTTGCCAATGAAGGAAAAACCCAAGCCGGAAAGCAAATAGTCTCCAAAAGTCAAGTAAAAAGACTCAATGCTTTAATGCAAACTTGTGGCTTCTATGATGAGTCAGGAGAATTCACTTATAAAGTGGGATTGCCCGGTAAAAGCGGAATTGGCGGCGGAATTGCGGCTTTGTATCCTAAAAATTTTGTGGTTGCTACATGGAGTCCCAGACTTAACGAAAAAGGAAATTCAGAGTTGGGAATGAATGCTTTAGAGTTATTGACCACTAAAACTGGGATGTCAATTTTTTAG
- the cphA gene encoding cyanophycin synthetase has product MKIVKVQALRGPNIWSIQRKKLIQMRLDLEEMEQFPTNKIDGFRERIEAMFPSMIEHRCSEGCRGGFFSRVERGTWMGHVIEHIALEIQSLAGMETGFGRTRETKTPGTYNVVFSYTEENVGLFAAESSVAIAEALIAGTEYDLEADLQKMREIRQIVRLGPSTASIVEEAVARDIPWIRLGTNSLIQLGYGINQMRFQATITCKTSNIAVGIACNKEETKRMLHGASIPVASGSICSEEAELEATIKQIGYPIVIKPLDGNHGKGASINVNNWEDAKSGLAFAKEYSRRVIVEKFIIGFDFRVLVIDNKLVAAAKRVPAHVIGDGKNNIQELINIVNLDPNRGYGHENVLTEITVDRDTLDLLDRLKYTLETIPESGEILYLKSTANLSTGGTSVDVTDLMHPENIFLAERISRIIGLDICGVDIMAENLTQPLKENGGVILEVNAAPGFRMHLAPSEGLPRNVASPVIDMLYPPGKQSRIPIIAITGTNGKTTTTRLIAHIVKNNGYKVGFTTSDGIYIQNHMMEKGDTTGPLSAEYILKDPTVEFAVLETARGGILRSGLGFSRCDIGIITNIQEDHLGLSDIHTLDDLTRVKATVVKSIKKDGWAILNADDEYCIKVGADLNCNVAYFSLSEDNPLIKKLCSEGKTVAVYENGFITVKKGEWKIRIERASHVPLTMGGKAKFMIANVLAATLASYLWGFKTEDISLSLQTFIPSAAQTPGRMNIFEFKKFKVLIDFAHNPSGYKGIEDYLQSVDATKKIGIIAGVGDRRDEDIKECASIAARMFDHIIIRQEKYLRGRTEEEIINLILEGIKNSGKVITYEIIPKETEAIRHAIDCAEEGSFITALSDVVTNAIGIVQEYLDKENESEIL; this is encoded by the coding sequence ATGAAAATAGTAAAAGTACAAGCCCTTCGTGGACCAAATATTTGGAGCATACAAAGAAAAAAATTAATCCAAATGCGATTGGATTTGGAGGAAATGGAACAATTCCCAACAAATAAAATCGACGGATTTAGAGAACGGATCGAAGCCATGTTTCCTAGCATGATTGAACATCGCTGTTCTGAAGGATGTCGTGGTGGTTTTTTTTCCAGAGTGGAACGCGGTACGTGGATGGGCCACGTAATTGAACATATTGCACTCGAAATTCAATCGTTAGCAGGTATGGAAACCGGATTTGGAAGAACTCGTGAAACCAAAACTCCTGGAACTTATAATGTTGTTTTCAGTTATACAGAAGAAAATGTAGGACTATTTGCTGCTGAATCTTCCGTTGCAATCGCCGAAGCCTTAATCGCTGGAACCGAATATGACTTAGAGGCCGATTTACAAAAAATGCGTGAAATTCGTCAAATTGTTCGTCTTGGACCAAGTACCGCGAGCATAGTGGAAGAAGCAGTTGCACGAGATATTCCGTGGATTCGTTTGGGTACTAATTCATTAATTCAATTGGGTTACGGTATAAATCAAATGCGCTTTCAAGCGACAATCACTTGCAAAACGAGTAACATTGCGGTGGGTATCGCCTGCAACAAAGAAGAAACCAAACGTATGTTACACGGTGCTTCAATTCCTGTCGCAAGTGGAAGTATATGTTCCGAAGAAGCTGAGTTAGAAGCAACCATTAAACAAATTGGTTATCCAATTGTAATAAAACCATTGGATGGAAATCACGGAAAGGGAGCTTCTATTAATGTAAACAATTGGGAAGACGCAAAATCTGGTTTGGCTTTCGCCAAAGAATACAGTCGAAGAGTGATTGTAGAAAAATTCATCATAGGATTTGATTTCAGGGTTTTGGTAATTGACAATAAACTAGTGGCTGCTGCCAAAAGAGTTCCAGCCCATGTGATCGGGGATGGTAAAAACAATATTCAAGAATTGATTAATATTGTAAATTTAGATCCAAACAGAGGATACGGTCACGAAAATGTACTAACTGAAATTACTGTAGACAGAGATACTTTGGATTTATTGGACCGATTAAAATACACCTTAGAAACGATTCCTGAAAGTGGTGAAATCTTATATTTAAAATCTACTGCAAATTTAAGCACAGGCGGTACTTCTGTAGATGTAACCGACCTGATGCATCCTGAAAATATTTTTCTTGCCGAAAGAATTTCAAGAATAATTGGTCTGGATATTTGTGGTGTAGATATTATGGCAGAAAACCTTACCCAACCTTTGAAAGAAAATGGCGGAGTTATACTTGAAGTCAATGCTGCACCGGGTTTCCGTATGCACTTGGCTCCATCCGAAGGTTTACCTAGGAATGTAGCATCGCCTGTTATCGATATGTTGTATCCTCCGGGAAAACAAAGTCGAATTCCTATTATTGCGATTACAGGAACTAATGGAAAAACTACAACTACCCGACTTATAGCTCATATTGTAAAAAATAATGGATACAAAGTTGGATTTACCACATCAGATGGGATTTATATTCAAAATCACATGATGGAAAAAGGAGATACAACAGGACCACTTAGCGCCGAGTATATTCTCAAGGATCCAACGGTAGAATTTGCTGTACTAGAAACTGCCCGTGGCGGAATTCTGCGTTCAGGTTTAGGTTTTAGTCGTTGCGATATCGGAATTATAACTAATATTCAAGAAGATCATTTGGGTTTAAGTGATATTCACACACTTGACGATTTAACAAGAGTAAAAGCAACAGTTGTAAAAAGTATCAAGAAAGACGGTTGGGCAATTTTGAATGCGGACGATGAATATTGTATAAAAGTAGGAGCTGATTTAAATTGTAATGTGGCTTATTTCAGTTTGAGTGAAGATAATCCTTTAATTAAAAAATTGTGCTCTGAAGGAAAAACAGTTGCAGTCTATGAAAATGGTTTTATTACCGTCAAAAAAGGAGAGTGGAAAATCCGTATCGAACGCGCAAGTCACGTTCCTTTAACGATGGGAGGAAAAGCTAAATTTATGATTGCCAATGTGCTTGCTGCAACTTTGGCAAGTTATTTATGGGGATTTAAAACCGAAGATATCAGTTTGTCATTACAAACTTTTATTCCAAGTGCCGCACAAACTCCGGGTCGTATGAATATTTTTGAATTCAAAAAATTCAAGGTATTAATTGATTTTGCTCATAATCCTTCTGGTTATAAAGGCATTGAGGATTATTTACAAAGTGTTGATGCAACCAAAAAAATTGGAATTATCGCAGGTGTTGGTGATCGCCGCGACGAAGACATCAAAGAATGTGCTTCGATTGCCGCGAGGATGTTTGACCACATTATTATTCGTCAGGAAAAATACCTTAGAGGAAGAACCGAAGAGGAAATTATAAATTTAATCCTTGAAGGAATTAAAAATTCTGGTAAAGTGATAACTTATGAGATAATCCCTAAAGAAACGGAAGCGATTAGACATGCTATTGATTGTGCTGAAGAAGGTAGTTTTATCACGGCGCTAAGTGATGTAGTCACGAACGCCATAGGTATTGTACAAGAATATTTAGACAAAGAAAACGAGAGTGAAATTCTATAA
- a CDS encoding response regulator transcription factor has translation MNDSIKIVLVDDEILFRKGISFLLQREKNLEIIFEASNGSELITFLKETAIFPDIIIMDLKMPEINGVEATKIIHKDFPEIKIIALTSYDSKSFVANMIDVGAVSYLIKNATPQELITTINEVAIKGFYYTDYVMKIIQDDVLTVKKTKSNFDINFLTSREIEVLQLICKQKNTVEIGRQLFISPRTVEGHRNNLLLKTESRNIAGLVVYAIQNEIIVLEE, from the coding sequence ATGAATGATTCTATTAAAATAGTTTTAGTCGATGACGAAATCCTGTTCCGAAAAGGGATTTCTTTCTTGTTGCAAAGAGAGAAAAATTTAGAAATAATATTCGAAGCCTCGAATGGAAGTGAACTTATAACTTTCTTAAAAGAGACGGCTATTTTTCCTGATATTATTATAATGGATCTAAAAATGCCAGAGATAAACGGTGTTGAAGCCACAAAAATCATACACAAAGATTTCCCGGAAATCAAAATTATTGCGTTAACCAGTTATGATTCGAAATCTTTTGTGGCAAATATGATTGATGTGGGGGCAGTTTCTTATCTTATTAAAAATGCTACTCCACAAGAATTAATAACAACCATAAACGAGGTTGCAATAAAAGGGTTTTATTACACAGATTATGTGATGAAAATCATTCAAGATGACGTCTTAACTGTTAAGAAAACCAAAAGTAATTTTGACATTAATTTTCTGACTAGCCGTGAAATTGAAGTACTACAACTCATTTGCAAACAGAAAAATACGGTAGAAATAGGCAGGCAACTTTTTATAAGTCCACGTACTGTTGAGGGACATCGAAATAATTTATTACTTAAAACAGAATCCAGAAATATAGCTGGATTGGTAGTTTATGCCATTCAAAATGAAATCATAGTCCTCGAAGAATAA
- a CDS encoding asparagine synthetase B: MTKRFVYIFFFLLSIAAKASFILLPMDETTQQNHLKAYGITYWCLDKNYKASWLLNYRGGSFLLPDAPEIRKECQIRGVSFEILSDSEEARILDEISSPSQNMETVILEKAPKIAVYTPKGKQPWDDAVTMVLTYAEIPFTPIYDEEVLSDQLLLYDWLHLHHEDFTGQYGKFFGAYRNAPWYIEQKKDAEALAAKLGYAKVSQEKGAVAKKIRDFVIGGGFMFAMCSATDSFDIALAADGVDICEPMFDGDASAPNYQSKINYSNTFAFKDFILERRPEQYEFSDIDMTLKRRIPMEKDYFTLMEFSAKWDPIPSMLCQNHTQLVKGFMGQTTSFDTALIKSNVLVMGTCELNGEARYIHGEKGKGMYTFYGGHDPEDFQHQVGDPPTVLDLHPNSPGYRLILNNVLFPAARKKKQKT; encoded by the coding sequence ATGACCAAACGATTCGTGTATATATTCTTTTTTTTACTTTCCATTGCCGCAAAAGCCTCTTTTATTTTGTTGCCGATGGATGAAACTACGCAACAAAACCATCTTAAAGCATACGGAATTACCTATTGGTGTTTAGACAAAAATTATAAGGCGAGCTGGTTACTGAATTATCGTGGAGGATCATTTCTATTACCCGATGCGCCTGAAATACGCAAAGAATGTCAGATTCGGGGAGTAAGTTTTGAAATCCTTTCCGATAGCGAAGAAGCCAGAATTTTAGATGAAATTTCTAGTCCTTCGCAAAATATGGAAACAGTTATTCTGGAAAAAGCCCCGAAAATTGCTGTTTATACACCCAAAGGAAAACAACCTTGGGATGATGCTGTGACAATGGTTTTGACTTATGCCGAAATTCCATTTACGCCTATTTATGATGAAGAAGTTTTAAGCGACCAACTGCTGCTTTATGATTGGTTGCATTTACATCATGAAGATTTTACCGGTCAATATGGTAAGTTTTTTGGTGCTTACAGAAATGCACCGTGGTATATTGAGCAAAAGAAAGATGCTGAAGCTTTGGCGGCAAAATTAGGATACGCAAAAGTATCTCAAGAAAAAGGAGCGGTTGCTAAAAAAATTAGAGACTTCGTTATAGGTGGCGGATTCATGTTTGCCATGTGTTCCGCGACCGATAGTTTTGATATTGCTTTGGCGGCGGATGGTGTTGATATTTGCGAACCCATGTTTGATGGCGATGCCAGTGCTCCCAATTATCAATCAAAGATTAATTATAGCAATACCTTTGCTTTTAAAGATTTTATTTTAGAGCGAAGACCAGAACAATATGAGTTTTCAGACATTGATATGACTTTGAAAAGAAGAATTCCAATGGAGAAAGATTATTTTACTTTGATGGAATTTTCGGCAAAATGGGATCCAATTCCAAGTATGTTATGTCAAAATCATACGCAACTTGTAAAAGGTTTTATGGGACAAACCACTTCATTCGATACTGCCCTTATAAAATCTAATGTTTTGGTTATGGGAACTTGTGAACTGAACGGTGAAGCGCGATACATTCATGGCGAAAAAGGAAAAGGTATGTATACGTTTTATGGAGGTCACGATCCCGAGGATTTTCAGCACCAAGTGGGTGATCCGCCGACAGTTTTGGATTTGCATCCCAATTCTCCGGGATATCGATTGATTTTGAATAATGTCTTGTTTCCTGCAGCAAGGAAGAAAAAACAGAAAACATAG